In Dehalococcoidia bacterium, the genomic stretch GCCGCGTCGTCGACCTGGGCTGCGGACTCGGCGCGTGGCGCCGCGAACTCGCGGCGCGATATCCAACTGCCAGCTACACGGGCGTCGAGGCGAGCGAATACCCGCGTCGCAAGTACGGCTGGGATGACGGCACGGCAGCAACGTATCGCGGGCGTGGCCGGTACGACCTGGTGATCTGCCAGGGCGTGCTGCAGTACGTCGATGACGGCGAGTTCCGCGCCAGCATCGCGAACATCGCGCGGCTCTGCCGCGGCGCCGCGTTCCTGGAGATTCCAACCGTGCGCGACTGGAACGAGAACTGCGACCGCAGCACGAGCGACGGGCAGATATATATGCGCTCGGGGGAGTGGTACCGGCGCGAGATCGGGCGGCACTTCCGGAGCGCCGGCGGCGGCGTGTGGCTGCCGAAGGACTCGGACGCGGTGCTGTACGAGCTTGAGGGCGCAGGCTAGCGGATGCTTGCGGGCATTTCTAGCCTCGCGCGCGACTGCCGAGCGCGGTGAATCAGTCTTCGCAACATGGCGCGCACGGGCGCCTAGCCCCACGCAAAAGCAA encodes the following:
- a CDS encoding methyltransferase domain-containing protein codes for the protein MLLEDSIKPRGGAVRTNFDEAYYRRYYGGAATKARDRRTQRRLASLVFAYLDHLEIPVRRVVDLGCGLGAWRRELAARYPTASYTGVEASEYPRRKYGWDDGTAATYRGRGRYDLVICQGVLQYVDDGEFRASIANIARLCRGAAFLEIPTVRDWNENCDRSTSDGQIYMRSGEWYRREIGRHFRSAGGGVWLPKDSDAVLYELEGAG